Genomic window (Solanum stenotomum isolate F172 unplaced genomic scaffold, ASM1918654v1 scaffold17276, whole genome shotgun sequence):
CTTCCCAGTTGTTGAGCTGGACATTCGGGCCGATGAACTGCACATCCATATGACTAGTGCCTTCACCCATCTGAGTCATGTTTACATCATAAAACATTTCCTTGATACCTTGACACATTTCATCCACATCATTCTGGAGAGGGAAGTCTGGACTTGGTTCACCTCAAGATTTAACGAAAGATTGAGCAATATGAGGGATTGGCTTCAACAAAGTCCAAACATTTCTTTTACGATCTTTTGCCCATTTTCTATCAAATCTAGTTGGATTGAAACCCAAACCGAATGTCTCTTGATTACCCATCGAATTGATGGGATCTACAATTCCTTGCAAAGACAAACCTAGTCCCTTTCCAGGTTCATAGCCATTTTGTATCATCTGGGACACCACCATGACTGAAGCAGATGATAGATGAGGTTGTGGTATAGGCTTCCCTACCGAAAACTGATTGACTGTTATAATCTCAAAAGCCTGATAGTTGAGGGATTCACAACCTCTTTTGGCCTCAATGCATGGTATTGATGGATCTCGGGTGATTGGGAGATCATCTTCACCATGGACAATGATTTCCAGTTTGTCATGCTCAAAATTGACCACTTGGTGCAGAGTAGACGGTACAGCTCTAGCCAGGTGGATCCATGGCCTACCCAAAAGTAGATTGTAAGAAGTGTCCATGTCTATTACTTGGAAAGTGACTCCGAACTCCACTGGTCCAATTGTAACAGTTAAGTATATTTCACCAAGAGTGTCCCGTTTTGCGCCATCAAATGCACGCACACAGACATTGTTAGTACGAATTCTATCCGTGTTGATTTTCAACCTTTGTAGAGTAGAAAGAGGGCATATGTCTACACCTGATCCTCCATCGACCATGACCCTCTTCACATAGTGTTCTTCACATTTCACGGTTAAATGTAACGCCTTATTATGCCCAGATCCTTCCAAAGGCAATTCATCATCAGTGAAAGTGATTCTATTTACCTCAAATATTTGGTTGGCCATCTTTTCCAAGTGACCCACCGTGATACTTTCTGAGATATGTGCCTCATTCAAAATTCTGGTCAAAACTTCACGATGCTCTTTAGAATGTATGAGTAATGACAACAAGGATATCTGAGCGGGTGTTTTCCTCAATTGATCAATAACAGAATAATCTTGAGctttcatctttttcaagaACTCTTCAGCCTCCTCCTCAGTGACAGGTTTTTTAACCGGCAACTGATGTTCTTTGGCTTGTTTGTCTCTTCTTAATTCTTCTGGAGCATAACACCTCCTAGAACGAGTTAATCCTCTTATTTCATTTGTCTcttcaacaatttcctttcCCTTGTGGGTAACAACGACTTTGTTGTAATTCCATGGAACGGTCTTAGTGTTTGTCATCGGAAGTTGTGTTGCAATTTGTATCACAACTGGCTCTTTCACGCTTTCTTGATTTTGACCAAATGCTCGAAGCTTACCAGGAATGTATAATTTTGGTCCATTCAACGGTACTTCTCTTCTTTTTACAGCTCTAGGGACATACAACACAAGTTTTCTCGAGTCTCCAAAATTTGAACTTGCACCATTTACAATTATCGGTGCCTTTTGTACGGGTTCTAAAACCATACTCGACTCTTCTTTTGAATCTCTGCTTTCCATTTTTGTTCTACATGTTTGCTCACAATCTTCATAAATGTCTACCATCCCCATAATATGCTCCTTATTGTGAGTAGGGAGTGGGTTATTGGTGACATTTGGCGCCTCCTCATTACGTATCTCAATTACCTTATCCTCAATCAACTTCTCAATGACTCTTTTTAGAGTCCAACAATTCTCTGTGCTATGACCTGGAGTGTTAGCGTGATACTCACATATAACAGTTGGATCAAAGCCTCTTGCATTCGGATTGACAAAATAGGGATTGACAGGTTCAACTAATCTTAATTGTACTAATTTCCGCAACAAACTCGTATATGACTCTCCAATTGGGgtaaagttttattttcaaCCTTGTTCTCTTGTATAATCCATCCGGGGACGTGGATTATGGGGTGCCTGAAAATTTTGTTGTTGGGGGCGAGAACCTTGTGGGGCAGGTGCCCGCCATTGTTGGCGCTGAGGAGGTCGGACATATGCTTGAGTGTTGAGAACTGCATATTGGGATGGGTAATAATGTTGAGGAGAATTAGATTGTTCTTGTTGGACTTGAACATAAGGGTGGTTCATGCCCATTTGAATACCTCTCGATCCAGACGTCATCATGGacccttcttctttcttttttcaatttacaaaattaccTAACCCGCTTTGTATTGCTTGCGTGGTAGCTCTAATGGCTGTCTGGCTTACAATTTTACCCGATTTTATGCCGTTCTCTACCACTTCTCCGATCTTAATTGCTTCGGCGAAAGGCTTCCCCATTGCAGCGAGAAGGTAATGAAAGTAGTCAGGTTCTTGTGCCTGGAGAAAAACATCAATCAATTCATAGTCTTTCATCGGCGGTTTGACTCTAGCCGCCTGCTCCCTCCATCTTATGGCATATTCCCTAAAGCTTTCAGAcgatttcttcttcatattagCTAGGGAATTGCGATCCGGAACGATATCAATATTGTATTGGAATTGTTGGACAAAATCTTGCGCCATGTCATCCCAGACATGCCATCGAGAAATATCTTGATCGATAAACCATTCTGAGGCTACACCCGTTAGACTTTCTCCAAAGTAAGCCATAAGaagttcttctttttcttcggCTCCCCTTAGCTGATTACAAAATCTTTTCAAATGAGCCACTGGGTCGCCATGACCGTTATACTTATCAAACTTTGGAGTTTTGAACCCTATAGGCAAGTGAACATCTGGAAACATGCATAAGTCCTTGAACGAGACACTTTTGTGTCCTCTCAGCCCTTGCATATTCCTTATGTTTTGCTCCAAACtcctcatttttcttgcaatttcTTCATGTTCCTCGTCCTTAATAGTTTTTTCAACCTCAACGGGGGTACTGTATTGATGAGTGTGGTGGTAAGAATCAGgaattttgaaagtcaatttaggGGCCTGACCTTGGCCATATTGATCTTTGGGTATAGGATCATCATTGGATTTTTGTACTAGTGTTGGTTGAGGAATTGCATTAGTTTGCACAGTTGGCATGAAGAGTGGATTGTTCATCATAGGTGGATTCAACGGGTGTACCGAGGAAGTTCCAGCAGTATTAGATGTGTTAACGTAGGGTCCAAATCCAGGTGGATAAATAGGGTCACTTGTTGAGACTTGAATGGGGAATGGCATATTCACATTCAAGTATTCCCGAATTGAAAATGGGGGAGCCTGCTCATTCATCCAAGCTTCATACATTTCAGCCATCTGTTGTCTCAACATTTTGACCTCTTCTACAGATACTGACTCTTGTGCAACCATTTGATTTTGGACTTCGTCATTTCCCGACTCAGTTCCGTCTTTGCGTGTCATTTTTGCTTTCCCTTTTGATCTTGTGTTATATTGATGAGATGCCAGCTTTCTTCACAAACCAACCACCTTTAAACTCTTTCTctcttatatataaaaacaaatgtGTTAGGATTCAACACTTTGCAATATTAATAACACGTTGTATGTTATGCACCTAAATTATTCCTATTTCTACAATGAGTTTTGGAAGACTTTTATGTTTCATCCCGGCTTTGGACGACTTGCTTATGTTTTTAGTCTCATATTTTACtcatttgaatattttgaaCGCATTTTGATCGAACCTGTTgaaggttgcctacgtatcatATTGAACATGAATCAGATCATTACGTAGTTCgtgaaaaaaagagaaaacacgacatttatttatatgaagatatcattcaaatcaaaatgttcttaaaataaataatcaaaacatCAAAGTACTTAAAGATTGAAACAAACTTcgacaaaaaatgaaaataaaagaaataataataataatttttaaaaaatccttctccaatatttctcgATCATCAGTTGCCCCCTAGGCTAGAGTAAACCTTGAACAAAGCTTTTGGCAGATGTGGGGCCAGTGCACTCGCATGTCGACCCAGGCTCTCATCACTCCGATGTAGATAACCACCATAAACATCAATCAAGCTCTCTGTCAGCTGAAGCACTTGTCCTTTGGCCTCCTCCATATTCTCGTGACAATTCTGCAACCATTCTTGAGTAGTATCAACCCTATGGGTCAAATCCTCTTCATGTGCCTGAAGCTCTTCGATTTGATTATGAAGTTCTTCACGCTCCCCCATCCATTGGTTTCTCTTGATTGCAACTTCTGTTTGATATGATGTGAAACGCTTTGCTATGTCTGTTTCTCGTCCCATCGAAGCTTTTAACTGATTTTGTAGTCTAGCCTGTGTGTGCATTAAgagggtcttttcttttttatactcCTCCTCTTGTTGCTCCATAGCGCCTGTGACAATGCCCAAATCCTCATGTAAGGTTCGAATGGTGGATTGATGTTCTTTTTCAGCCCTTTTCTGAATCAAcctaactctttctttgaataTTGCATCACGTTGAGCCAACTCTTCTCTAGCATTCTTTAAATCATTACTTAGGATATCCAGAGTAGACCTGTAATTTCTTTCCACCTTGAGCCGAGCTTGCTTGATTCTGACTTCAATTTCCTCTTCTCGATCTCTGAGTTCTCGCGCTGATCCTTCGGGCATTACTTTGAGGGGGGCTTGATCAAAGAACTAATGGAGGTATGAGGGGTCTACTTCTTCTTCAACACGATCGTCTACCATAGCTTTCGAGCTTAAAGTTCGACTACCACCCCAAATCTTTTGAGCTTTTGATTCTCGATCTCGATCTTCAGACGACACCTCCCATACGAAACTCTGTGTATCCTCGGCCCTAGGTAAGATTTGTTTTTGTCCTAGTTGGCGTAGCACCCGAAGGGGTATGTATGGTTGGAATCCTTGAAGGCCCGTCAGAACAAAGAATGGACGATAGGAAGACATAACAATTACCTCACTTGCAGGGAACCAATGATAGTTCCATGTAATATCAGATGCAGTTAATTTAAGAAGATAATGTCTCCACGCTTTGACACCTTTTGGCAATTTGTCTACTAATTCCTTCATCCTGTCTGGGTGGCTCAAAATATAATTCGTCCATTCAGATTTGAAATCTGTCGCAAAACGATGGCGATACAAGTGCTCCAAAAACCACATTTGCAATAGAATGCTGCAACCTTCAAAAAAGTCTTCCCCTTCTCTACATTTAGTCAAAGCACGATAAATGTCAGCCAACATCATTGGCAAAATAGtggatttctttttcttcatcataacAACGACTATTCCCGATAGACGAATACTGATTTTTTTATCCCTTCTTGGAAAAACCATGGTTCCCAAAAAGGCCACCATGAATGCTTCTTGTCTATGTTTTTCCCAAGTAGGGAGGTGTTGcccatttttaagttgtttcCCGTAGTCTgaaaatccttctttctttccATATCTTGAGTATAGAAATTCCAAGGAAGCCAACCCATTATCGAAACACTCCTTATGAGGATAGATGATGTGCATTTGTTCTAAAAATTTGTTCCCGCTGACGTTTCTTGGGGCTATGAGTGTTTTGCTTCGGAGATCCTTGCCTAACCCTGTGAAACCACCCAACTCCTCCAATGTAGGCGTCAACTCAAAATCGCTAAAGCGAAACACATTGCTTGTAGAATCCCAAAAAGGGATCAAAGCCTCGATCAAATATCTGTCAGGACTAAATCTCATGATATCTGTGAGGAAACCAAGATGTTTGAATATCTCAGTTCGCCTAAACTCATGCATATCGTTCCACCAAGCCATGAGTAGTGGTGGGGTTTTATCCGTGATCATGAACTTTGGGGGATCATTAACCATTTCGACTGCTTCATCCCTTGGTCTTTTATCACATCTCATAGATTTCATGGTTACCTGGTTG
Coding sequences:
- the LOC125850464 gene encoding uncharacterized protein LOC125850464; translation: MKSMRCDKRPRDEAVEMVNDPPKFMITDKTPPLLMAWWNDMHEFRRTEIFKHLGFLTDIMRFSPDRYLIEALIPFWDSTSNVFRFSDFELTPTLEELGGFTGLGKDLRSKTLIAPRNVSGNKFLEQMHIIYPHKECFDNGLASLEFLYSRYGKKEGFSDYGKQLKNGQHLPTWEKHRQEAFMVAFLGTMVFPRRDKKISIRLSGIVVVMMKKKKSTILPMMLADIYRALTKCREGEDFFEGCSILLQMWFLEHLYRHRFATDFKSEWTNYILSHPDRMKELVDKLPKGVKAWRHYLLKLTASDITWNYHWFPASEVIVMSSYRPFFVLTGLQGFQPYIPLRVLRQLGQKQILPRAEDTQSFVWEVSSEDRDRESKAQKIWGGSRTLSSKAMVDDRVEEEVDPSYLH